The following proteins are co-located in the Camelina sativa cultivar DH55 chromosome 12, Cs, whole genome shotgun sequence genome:
- the LOC104729298 gene encoding probable trehalose-phosphate phosphatase H isoform X1 yields the protein MVRFIEENTKTVEKETGNKSNNDVTTAKKKVLQDLVINHGGGLINSWVDSMRACSPTHLKSLLKQNSWLTEHPSALDMFEDILHLSEGKQIVMFLDYDGTLSPIVDDPDRAFMSKKMRRTVRKLANCFPTAIVSGRCREKVYNFVKLTELYYAGSHGMDIKGPEQGSKYEEDSKSLLCQPATEFLPMIDEVYQKLVQKTKLTPGAQVENNKFCVSVHFRRVNENNWSDLANQVRSVMKDYPKLRLTQGRKVLEVRPIIKWDKGKALEFLLESLGYANCTDVFPLYIGDDRTDEDAFKILRERKQGLGILVSKFPKETSASYSLQEPDEVMDFLQRLVEWKQLRSGA from the exons ATGG taagattcatagaagaaaacacaaaaaccgTGGAAAAAGAAACgggaaacaaatcaaacaacgacGTAACAACGGCGAAGAAGAAAGTTCTTCAAGATCTTGTTATCAACCATGGAGGAGGACTAATCAATTCATGGGTTGATTCAATGAGAGCTTGTTCTCCTACTCATCTTAAATCTTTGTTGAAACAAAACTCTTGGCTC ACAGAACATCCATCAGCTTTGGATATGTTTGAAGACATTCTTCACCTCTCTGAAGGAAAACAAATCGTTATGTTCTTGGACTATGATGGGACTCTATCTCCCATTGTTGATGATCCTGATCGAGCTTTCATGTCTAAGAAG ATGAGGAGAACTGTGAGGAAGTTAGCAAACTGTTTCCCGACGGCCATAGTTAGTGGGAGATGCAGAGAAAAG gtttataattttgttaaactgACTGAGTTGTACTATGCTGGAAGTCATGGAATGGACATCAAAGGACCAGAGCAAGGTTCCAAATATGAGGAA GATAGTAAATCTCTTCTTTGCCAACCAGCTACAGAGTTTCTCCCCATGATCGATGAG GTTTATCAAAAATTAGtgcagaaaacaaaacttactcCCGGAGCCCAAGTAGAGAACAATAAGTTCTGTGTCTCTGTTCACTTCCGACGCGTCAATGAAAAT AACTGGAGTGATTTGGCTAACCAAGTTCGATCAGTAATGAAGGACTACCCTAAGCTCCGTCTTACTCAAGGAAGAAAA GTTTTGGAGGTTCGTCCTATCATTAAATGGGATAAAGGCAAAGCACTCGAGTTTTTATTAGAATCACTAG GATACGCTAACTGTACCGACGTGTTTCCTCTTTACATCGGAGATGACCGCACAGACGAAGATGCATTTAAG atattgagagaaagaaaacaaggtCTTGGCATCCTTGTATCCAAATTTCCAAAAGAGACCAGTGCGTCTTATTCTCTACAAGAGCCCGATGAG GTTATGGATTTCTTGCAACGTTTAGTGGAATGGAAACAATTGAGATCTGGAGCATGA
- the LOC104729298 gene encoding probable trehalose-phosphate phosphatase H isoform X2: MFEDILHLSEGKQIVMFLDYDGTLSPIVDDPDRAFMSKKMRRTVRKLANCFPTAIVSGRCREKVYNFVKLTELYYAGSHGMDIKGPEQGSKYEEDSKSLLCQPATEFLPMIDEVYQKLVQKTKLTPGAQVENNKFCVSVHFRRVNENNWSDLANQVRSVMKDYPKLRLTQGRKVLEVRPIIKWDKGKALEFLLESLGYANCTDVFPLYIGDDRTDEDAFKILRERKQGLGILVSKFPKETSASYSLQEPDEVMDFLQRLVEWKQLRSGA, translated from the exons ATGTTTGAAGACATTCTTCACCTCTCTGAAGGAAAACAAATCGTTATGTTCTTGGACTATGATGGGACTCTATCTCCCATTGTTGATGATCCTGATCGAGCTTTCATGTCTAAGAAG ATGAGGAGAACTGTGAGGAAGTTAGCAAACTGTTTCCCGACGGCCATAGTTAGTGGGAGATGCAGAGAAAAG gtttataattttgtgaaaCTGACTGAGTTGTACTATGCTGGAAGTCATGGAATGGACATCAAAGGACCAGAGCAAGGTTCCAAATATGAGGAa GATAGTAAATCTCTTCTTTGCCAACCAGCTACAGAGTTTCTCCCCATGATCGATGAG GTTTATCAAAAATTAGtgcagaaaacaaaacttactcCCGGAGCCCAAGTAGAGAACAATAAGTTCTGTGTCTCTGTTCACTTCCGACGCGTCAATGAAAAT AACTGGAGTGATTTGGCTAACCAAGTTCGATCAGTAATGAAGGACTACCCTAAGCTCCGTCTTACTCAAGGAAGAAAA GTTTTGGAGGTTCGTCCTATCATTAAATGGGATAAAGGCAAAGCACTCGAGTTTTTATTAGAATCACTAG GATACGCTAACTGTACCGACGTGTTTCCTCTTTACATCGGAGATGACCGCACAGACGAAGATGCATTTAAG atattgagagaaagaaaacaaggtCTTGGCATCCTTGTATCCAAATTTCCAAAAGAGACCAGTGCGTCTTATTCTCTACAAGAGCCCGATGAG GTTATGGATTTCTTGCAACGTTTAGTGGAATGGAAACAATTGAGATCTGGAGCATGA